One stretch of Miscanthus floridulus cultivar M001 chromosome 18, ASM1932011v1, whole genome shotgun sequence DNA includes these proteins:
- the LOC136522244 gene encoding 3-ketoacyl-CoA synthase 6-like — MSSSPIGKYLKTVFAKIVDNFLLTIAVPFATAAVIVGASRSDELTPLLHSVRNTDVLTIGFLLGTAVIVLVMRRPRAVYLIDYACFRPPNTHRVPSAAFVEHVQQVSQWTERSKRFLKRLYERSGLGEETCVPLVGHYIDPYKYSKFEDGREEAEMAVFSAIDELFSKTSIAPQAVDILVTNCSEFNPTPTFSDMIINRYKIRSDIHHVHLSSMGCSAGLISIELVKNLLQAAPFGANALVVSTETLSTNPYPGNERAMLLPFCLFRMGGAAVLLSTSPSMARFRLRCIMRTLTASSDQSYQCIYKEEDDKGYTGVNLSTELVAVAARTVKDNMTSIAPLVLPPSEKLLFAASFTARKLLNGRVKLYIPDFLSVFQHLCIHAGGRAVIDGVQRNFSLSDEKIEPSRMTLHRFGNTSSSSIWYELAYVEAKGRMDKGNQVWMIGFGSGFKCNSAVWECIRPVHDAHGPWADCIDRYPVHIP, encoded by the coding sequence ATGAGTTCATCACCAATTGGCAAGTACCTCAAAACAGTCTTCGCAAAGATAGTAGACAATTTCCTCTTGACAATCGCAGTGCCATTCGCCACTGCAGCTGTCATCGTGGGAGCAAGCAGGTCTGATGAGCTCACCCCTCTGCTTCATTCTGTCAGGAACACGGACGTGCTCACAATTGGGTTCCTCTTGGGCACAGCAGTGATCGTACTCGTCATGCGGCGCCCACGGGCGGTGTATCTCATTGACTACGCTTGCTTCCGTCCCCCAAATACCCACCGTGTTCCTTCCGCAGCCTTTGTCGAGCACGTCCAACAAGTCAGCCAGTGGACTGAACGCAGTAAACGTTTCCTGAAACGTCTTTACGAACGTTCAGGCCTTGGTGAGGAAACATGCGTGCCTCTAGTGGGCCACTACATTGACCCGTACAAATACAGCAAGTTTGAGGACGGCCGCGAGGAGGCAGAGATGGCTGTCTTCTCGGCCATTGATGAACTGTTCTCGAAGACAAGCATTGCACCTCAAGCCGTCGATATTCTTGTCACAAACTGCAGCGAGTTCAATCCTACACCAACTTTCTCTGACATGATTATAAACCGGTACAAAATCCGCAGCGACATCCACCATGTCCACTTGTCCAGTATGGGGTGCAGCGCAGGGCTAATCTCGATAGAGCTTGTGAAAAACCTCCTGCAAGCTGCGCCATTCGGTGCAAATGCTTTAGTTGTTTCAACGGAGACCCTCAGTACCAATCCCTACCCGGGAAACGAGCGAGCTATGCTGCTTCCGTTTTGCCTCTTTCGCATGGGCGGAGCTGCAGTGCTGCTGTCAACTTCCCCAAGCATGGCCAGATTCAGACTTAGGTGTATCATGCGTACACTCACGGCTTCAAGTGACCAGTCATACCAATGCATCTacaaagaagaagatgacaagggATATACTGGTGTTAATCTCTCCACCGAACTGGTGGCCGTCGCTGCTAGAACTGTCAAAGACAACATGACGTCCATTGCGCCTCTTGTACTCCCACCCTCGGAAAAGCTTTTGTTTGCAGCATCCTTCACCGCACGGAAACTTCTCAATGGGCGGGTAAAGCTATATATCCCTGACTTCCTCTCTGTATTCCAGCACTTGTGCATTCATGCAGGCGGGCGTGCAGTAATTGATGGTGTCCAACGTAACTTCAGCCTATCGGACGAGAAGATTGAGCCATCAAGGATGACGCTACATCGATTTGGTAACACATCTAGCAGCTCAATTTGGTATGAACTGGCATATGTTGAGGCTAAGGGCCGCATGGACAAGGGCAATCAAGTGTGGATGATTGGGTTTGGCTCTGGGTTTAAGTGCAACAGTGCAGTATGGGAGTGCATTCGACCTGTCCACGATGCACATGGACCATGGGCTGACTGCATCGATCGTTATCCAGTGCATATTCCCTGA